CCTGCCCATTTTCACTGCCTCAGCAGTGACCTGGGGGCCTGCCGCTGGGGATCCCACTGTCCACTGGCTCTCCTCCCCGGATGGCGTGGGAGAAGGGGTCCAAGTGCAGAGTGTCACGGGGGGGCTCACACACAGCCCCTGCAGTCAGCTGGAACCGAACTCAAATCCCACCTCTGACATCTGCAGCTCaggtgacctcgggcaagtcccATAACCTCTCAGAGCTCAGTggcttgtctgtaaaatgggcacagtgATCATGTCTACCTGCGGGGTACATTCAACGAGACGATACAGATCAAATGCCTCACACGGGTTCTGCGACACTTCCAGAACATCGGCTGTTCTCCAAAACCTCGGCAACCAGAAGCCTGCCCACAGCCCCCACCAAACAGCCCCTTGGCCTCACCTGCGAGATGTAGCCCGGGGGGATGTGGCTGTCCTCCTGGGACCTGGGTGCACCCTGAGGAACCTCTCCCTGAAGACGCCATGCCTCCAGCTGGGCGCGAAGAGACTGGACCTACAAGGGGATTGGGGGGTGGGTGGTCAGTGGGAACCTGGAAGCCGGGAAGGGGGTGCTGGGAGGCAATGAGGAGCTTTAGGTTtgagcaggggaagcagcccGTGGCGGGAATGCAGGCAAAGGGGACATTCCAGCTGTTTCCTGGATGGCCAGGTCAGTGACCCAGGAGAACTTTGTCCCAGAGAAGACTAAACAGGGTTGGGAGCAGGACACTGTGGCCACAGACACTGATCACATTACGTAGGtggtctctgagcctcagtttcccattaGTACAACTGTAACCTGGTCTACCCTCTGGGACCATGAGACAGCTCAGAGGATTACGTGAACCAATAGAGGTAAAGAAGGCCTAGGATGATGTATACAGAAGATGCTTAAAAAGTggtctctccctccttttcccttctctgtggttGCTGAGGACAaaactaagaaggaaaaaaatgccccAAAACAAGAAACACCAAGGCCCAGGAAAGAAGATTCCAGTTCATAAGAGTCTGAGGTATCAGTGAATCGGgggtgagctccccatcacttTAGGTACGCGAGGCAAATGCCACACTGTGACTGCAGGCATAGGAGGGGCGCTGGTGGGGTGAGGGGGCTCCCGGAGGCCAGTGATGACGCCTACCTCCTTCTCCAGGGCCTCGTGGCTGTCACCTGGAGGGCCCCGGCGCTCCCCACGGCTTTGGTTGAGCAGGGCGGTGAGAGGCACCCGCCTGTTCTCCCGCAAGGGCAGCTTCTCCAGCTCCTGCCACTTCTTCTCAATCTCCTCACTGAGCCGGCTCTGCTGGTCCTCAGTCAGGGGGGCACCCAGGCCCCGGCGCGGCCCCTCGCCACCAGCGGTCTCCGGGGGCCGGCTGTCCGTGGCCTCAAACCACTTGCGCCGCTCCTCGGAGCGCTGGGCCAGGTCCCGctccagctcctcctgcttggcCGGGCGGTCGAGAGTGCGGGCCGGGGTGCGGGCCCGCTGCGGGGGGCCCTGAGTCAGCGGGGAGAGCTCCACGTAGTCCAGGGACTGCCGCTGCCCGTCCGCCTTCCGCAGGCTGCCCCGACCGATGACCTCAGAGCCCCCCCGCTGCtcccctgccttcagggagcCCTTCTGGGTGCTGTAGCCGTGGAGCGTGTTCTCCTTATTGCAGTCCGAGAGCCTAGGATGCCAGCAGAGCCTCGTCAGACGGGCCCTTGTCCGGTCGGTCCCCAAACAAGCACTTCTGGAGTGCCACCCGGGGGCCGGGGCCAGACCCCCATCTAGAGCTTAGGACTAGAGCGTTATCATTAACAGACCCTGGGAAGCATCCCAGGGCCAGCGCTTAGCAGCAGAGGCAGGACAGGGGGGTTCCCTCTTTGGCCCCCAGCGACCTCCTCTGTAACACAGGCCAACATGCCTCTCATGGGATGGATGCGAGGACCAGGTGAGTGAAAGTGTGTAAAGCAACCAGAAGCCCTTCGCCAACGGTGATCAGAGAATTATGACCATAAGTGTGGTGTAAGGCAAGGTCCTGGGCCCAAGGGGCTCACAGTGGAACAGGGAAGATGAGGTCAACAGTGTTGATGAGGTGGGCAGTGACCTCTGGGTGCACAGAGCACCAACTGTGGcagtcctccccctcctccattaGTAATAGCTGGGTACATAGTCGGCCGGCCAAAAACGACACCCCCCCAGCAACCCTTGCAGCCACATGGCCATGTGACTACATTCCGCCCAGTGCTGTGAGAGGTGGCCCCCTTTCAAGCCCCATGCCCTGGCCGGGCTCCTGGCTGGGACTCCGTGAGAACCGAGCCACACACAGAGGTGTGAGCTGTGGGCCACAGAGCTGCCCCTACAGGTCTGGATCACACACTTCTAGATTgttctggagagagaaagaaagctctCCCTTACTTATGCCACTGTGTTTGGGGcttctttgttacagcagctgagCCTACAGACTAACTCTGAGTCCAGCCGCATCGCGCTCGAGAGTCCACAGAGGGCTTCCGCGCACATCCCTCCCGAGGCAGGCGTCACACGCTCGGCGTGACAGATGAGGCATCGGACGCTCAGACAAGAAAGTCACTGGCCTGGGGTTGAACAGCCAAGGAACGGCCAAGCTGGGGGGCTCATGCTTGGGCCCCCCAGTACCACGCACCATTCCTGCTGTCTAGCAGCTGCGattcccagccccccccccgggGGCAGCGAGGGTTTATAccgtggggggggtgggagggggctctGCCAGCCACTCACTCAGTCCTCCTACCCTCCAGGCAAGGCGACCTCCAGCGGGGTGAGCGCCGCATCTGGACCACCTAACCACACCCTGTCCCTAGCACAGGCTTAGACACAGCTCCCATGGCTCTCAGACAATCAGCCACCTAGCGGTGGCCTCTGACTCACTGGCATGTTCTCCGGACAGTCAaggcccctcctcccctttcagGATGCGGGGGACTATAAAGGGATGGCAGTCAAACCTCAAATCCTCCAAGTATTTTTGGGTGAGCGCCAAGAATGCtccttgccccctccccattttGTTGACGGAGAAATGGAGGCCCCGGAGCTACAGCCGGGCCCTCCGCTGTGTGCCGTCCCCTCAGGGATGCAGGGCTAGGTGCCTCCCTCAAGGTCCCAGGCCAGCTCGGCACGTACTTGGTGACATCTGGGGCAGAGGTGGGTCGCACGGTCTTCCTCAGAGCCTCAATCCAGTTTCGCCGGATCCCCGAGGTCATGGCCGACAACGTGTAGACAGCGTCCTTGGTCTGCAAGTCCACCCCACGGGCAGGTTGCCACGtggcccgccccacccccactctgctcCCTCGCCACTGTGCACCCCGGGGAGGCTGGCCCTTTCCCCCCAGAAAGGAACCTAAGGTCCCACACCTAGGGATGAGGGGAGGGTGCCCAAGCTCCCCTCCACTAGCTGGCTCCAAGATCTCCCGAACattccaccctccctctcccaccaatGACATCTGGGGCCTCCCCAGATATGCCTGGTGTCGGCAGCAGCGCTTCCGACTGGCTCTAAGGCCAGGGTCTCTAGGTCAGTGAGTGACAGGAGGCAAGCGTGAAGCCCGTCACCCCGCCCATGGCACCCCAGCGGCACGGCAGCTCACATGGATCTGGAAGCCGTAGTTACGCTGCACCGCATACTCGGTGACGTCCGTGCAAGAGCGCAGGTCGATCTCGCCATCCAGCTCATCGGCCTGCGGCAGGGAGGCCCACAATGGTCCATGCCTTCCACTCCCCCCGCCCAGGCCCCCCAATCCCCTTCCAGGGCCCCCCAGCGCTTGATGGGGGCAGGGAGCCTTCCCACATGGTCTCACCTCCTCAGCGGTGGAATCCCTGTAGTACTTCAGGCTTGAATCTGTCAGCACGAACCAGTGCTTCTTCCACTGCGAAGGAGAGGTGGCAGTGAgcgaggggaggggggctgcggggagggcggaacgcaagcagggggtgGGCACCGTTCCGCAGCCGTCCTGGGGGCTGCTGGGTCAATGGCACCCTCTTCCACCCTGCGGATGGCccatgggggcaggggacagagcagAGGCAGAAACTCTAGATCTGAGCCTGGCCCTCCAGGGGCAGCATCTGGGAAATGGGTTGGCTTTTTCCTCAGTGCCTACACCTTCCCTTGCCTTCTGGGAGCCCTTCTCTGATGTGCTGACAGTCCCGTAGCCCTCCTGACCCTCTCCATCGAGATCACCAAGGCTCCTACGAGCAACCGCTTCCAGTGCAGACCGGGAAGGGGTCGTGGCCTGTGTAAGGTAATTTGTCTAGCAAGTCAGGAAGCAGAGCTCTGCACATCTTTTCCCCCAGACCCCTCTGGATCACCTCAGTAGCCAAGGACAAGGGTCCCAGAGTGGGACTGGGAGGTGGCCTGGGGGGAGGCGTCTGAGTGCTGGTCCTATTCTGTTCCTTGAGCTGGGTGCTGGTTACACACGTGTTCAGCTTGTCAAGGATGTTATCTGTGCATTTATGATCTGGGCCCCTTTCTGCAGTGCCTCTCTGCTCCAGCTGGGGTTAGGTCAGCAGGccgcagaggggaggggagaggaagggcgcCAGACAGCTTGATATGAAATATGCCAAGTTCAGCCCCCCTCTGGGCTTCTGGCCATTCACTGGAATGCCAGTCGAGGTCCACCCACTCGCAGGGTCAGCACATGCCACCCAGTCCTCggccctcctggggctcccccaCATCACCAAAGTCTATCCACATTATTCTAAATACTTAGTTTTCTTTCCTCAAGAAAATGGCAAGCCTTCAAGGATGTGCCAGAATGACACTTTCGACTTCTTTCCACACAGCCTCCCCCAAGAAATAGGGTTTAGTACCCAAGAGACCTAGGTTATAATTTTAtcccttgctggctgtgtgtCTTTGTTCAGGTACCtcgacctctctgagcttcattctTCTGACTTGTCAAGTAGGGCTAATAAGAAATCCCTAAGCCTTCTTGTGAGGTTAGAAGCAGCTACCCCTCCCTCGTATGTCTCTCGTGGCACTTAGCAGACGGTCAAGCACTAGGTTACTGGGGATTGTCCTAAGAGTGGCCCGAGTTGCCACGCAGGACCTCAACCGTCCCTCTACAATACAAGGCAGGGCTTCTGTGCCAAATGGGCTCTTCGGCCCTTGCAGCCTCATCTATGGTGCTGACATAGGAGCCAGGTGGAGTTCCACGGCCTTAGGCAGCCCGAGTTCCAGGCCTGGGTCTCCCGAAGGGGCTACTAGGCCGGGAAGTGAAGGAAGCTCTGTGGGCCTGTCCCTTGTCTGTGTACCAAGGGGCTGGGCTGGCTCAACTCCCAGAGCCCTTCCAGCCTGGACATTCCAAAACCCTGCGAAAGAAGATGAGTAGCAGCCAGTTCTGGGTGGGGCTCATCATCTCTGCCCTTCAGAGAccctgggtggggaggctgggaagggtCACTGGCAGGCTGCCAGGCCTTGTGTGAGCCTGGAGCGCAGCCACCAGAGGACAGGCGAGCAGGCAGCAGGAACGGAAGGCTGTGGGCTGGAGGGAATAAAACATGTGGGTAGGAAACACAATGAGATTCCCTTTGGCTCTGGGCCCTCCCCGGCATGCGGGCTGCACACAGACCCGAGCCACGGGCGCATGCAGGACAGGGGCGGGGAGCCGTCCCCTCCCAGGCTGAGTGGGCAGGAAGCCAGCTCCAGCTCCCAGACTCCATCCAGCCTGGCAGCTGAAAGGGCAGAGCCACCGAGAGGCCACTGTCCCTCCTGGTTCCAAGGATGGACACGTTAGAGAAAGGGAAGGGTTATTAGCTGAGCTCTGGCAGGGACCCTACCCGGCTCGAGCTCTCCAGCCCTGTTGTCCACCCTGGAAAGAATCATCATCACCCATCATGCCCATTCCATAGATGTGGTTCCTGAGGCCAGGGGAAGCTGTGGCTCAACCGGCGGAGCCCCAGGCTGGTGAGACTTCAAAGCCTATGCTCTGAGGCCCACTTCTGGGGGGAGGGAGCAGTTCCTGCATGGCTGAATCTTTGGGAATGTGTAATGTCTCAGGCCAACTGATCTCTCTGAATCCTTCCACACCAGACCCTCAGACCCAGCCAGCGTCATCAAGAGGTGAGAGGGCCGAGGGGCTCTTGGTGACACGAGGGGATGGGGTGTAGGGCCTGAGGGGCTAGGAGGGCTCTACGCCTGCTGCCCTGTATGCCTGCAGATTGTTCTAGAAGGCTAAGATGACATAGCCTCTGCCTGTCCACCCCCACAGCCCAAGGCCCTCTGTGACTGCACAAGAAATGCCGGCCCTCAGGGTCCCTACTCTGGGCCCTCTCCACTCAGAGGCCAGGCTCTCCAGAAGCCTAGACAAGCCGTGGGAGCAGCTCAGCCTGCTGGGCTGCCCCCAGGGACCTGCTGGGGCTCTGAAGCTGCCCAGGCCAACCTCTCCCCTCTCGTTGCAGCCCTCCTACCTCTCCAGGCTCGTCCAAGATCGACATCCATCCCTTCTTGAAGTTGAGCAGATCGGGCTGTGGGAAGATGAGGAGGCAGGTGATTTAGGCCCAGTGGAGAGCCaaccggggctggggggggtggtGTTGCACCCATCCTGCCCCGAGTCCTGTGCGACTGAGGTCTTGCGAAGCCAGGCAAGGGGGGCTGAGGGCCCAGGTAACCCCCAAATCCAGGCAGGTTCCCCAGCCACTGGGGCAGCCTTGGACCCTTTCTCCAACAATTTCTGAGAGCCAAGACGGTAGGCAGGGGGGCTGACACATCCACTGTAGATgtccaggctcccctcccccccagcctccCTTCTCCCCGAAGATTGGGAGAGAAGGGCCAGAAGAACTCTGCCTacagagaccccacagagctgaGAACAGCCTGGACCAGCAGGGCTGAGCAAACTATCCAGTTCCTCTCACGGCTGAGGCCAGAAGGCCCACCAGGAAAACGCCTTATGCCCCTACATTAAGTGGGGGATGCCCCACTCACTGATCCTCCCGTGTTCTAACCAGCCCTgccctttctgtgcctcctggagaCCCTAAAAGATGGAGCCAGGCCCAGGCTGGGGTCAGAGAGCCTCTGGTGCTCTCCCGATCTCTGGAAGGGCCAGGAAGACGGCACCTCAGTCCTGGCAAGCCCTACCTGCCAGGTGCTGCTCAGGGGGGCACGGGCCCGGGCTCTGGGGGCTCCCAGCTGCAGCATGTTCCAGAGAGGCCTGTGAGCTAggtacccccctccccccgaccTAGATGAAGCAGCTACTCATCTGGGCATTTTTTCTGGCCATGCCTGTCTGGTGGACTCCAGCCACTAGACCCTCCCGGCCCACTGGCAGACTTCTCTCTCATCTAAGTCCTGGTCCCCTCGGCAGAGTGTCAGCTTCTGCCCACgggcagggaggagagtggggcGGGCCAGGCTgcgggcagggaggaggccgcCACCTGTTGCCATGGCTCTGAGCCCACCTATCGGCACCGGCATCACAGCCTCACCAGGCCAAGGTGTCTGGTTGCGTGGAAGGAGCCTGCAGCATGGCTCAGTGGGGTGGGCAGCAGAGATGGCAGCTGGAAACCAGAGCCACCTGACCTGGCCACCTCCCCTGACCCAccttcctccccattctcctcttcCTTAGGTGGAGGAAGTGGCCTAAGAGGGGCTTGGGCCAGCAGCCTGGACATCCAGAGCCCCAGCTGTGGGGCCAGAGCCCCTGGATCTCAGCAGGCCAGTAGCCCCACCCCTGCATGGCGGCCCCTCCCTGCACACCTGTCTAAGGGAGGGGACCCAGGCTCTGCTCAAGAGCTGGGAAACCCTAGGGCTGTGTTTGCCCTGTCTCTCTCCATTCGTCCTTACCCTGCTCCCCGCAAGTGCCAGAGGAGGACTCAGGGTAGTGCCAAGCTAAGCGAAGACTGGCAGCTACACTCAGGGCCACCAAATCACCTGGGTGACCTCCATTCATACTGGGACCTCCAGGGACCCCAAGGCCTGGCACGCTGTGACTAGGCCTCAGCAAAAACCCGCTGAATAAATACCACTCTCCTGGTCTTGGGGcagtctccacccccaccccctggccctgAGAAGCCAGGCTATCTGGGATGCCGCAAAGCTGGCATCACTGTGCTGGTCCAAGGGAAAGCTCCTGGGAAGGTACGAGCTGACGACCCAGCCCATCAGACTGGGTCAGGGCGGGGAGATCAGCCATAGGCTTCCAGGGCTGAGCAAGGGCTCCCAGCTAGAACGGCAGGCTGGGACTCCAAGGGCTGCCTGGAAAgcagagggctgggggaaggTAGTGCGGGGGGAGGACATCACATCCCCTTCCTGAGCTCTGGCTGCCTAACGTGGCAAAGGATGGGGGGACAGGTCCTGCCCTCCCCCAAGCTTTGTGAGAGGACTGGATGAGCTAAGGAGAAGCTTAGAGACCCTCCAGAAGCGGGTACAACACACTGCACGCCATGTCGGTGCCAGACGGCACACTGATCTTGGGGGGAGGAGGCTGCCAATGTGACATTTTTAAATCCGCTGGCAGGGAAGGTCCTGCAGTAACCTGGGAACCCCTGTCCAGGGTCAAAAGGTCTGCTAGCCTACACCTCTCAGGCTGTACCTTCCCACATGGCCCCTCCGGCCCCGGCACCCTTCTTCCACCTGAGGAAGCTCACCCGCCCTTAGTCCCTCCAGGAGGACCGACCAGCTCTCTCCTCCTTTTGGTCATGGCCACGGCCCCAGGTCAGCACTGCCTCCCACCTGCCTGGACCATTGACACGGCCCCCCTCTAAGCACATTCTTGGCAGgcagaccccctcaaaaaggccTAGTGTCAAAAGTCTGCCTCAAACCTCCAGGGACGGCTCCAGGGGGCTTCAAAACAAGGTCCAGCTGCCTGATGGCACAAAAGCCTTGCGTAGGGAGCCCCATTTTTATATCATCACAACATATGCTCTCTGATCCTCAGCACATCAGGACTCCAGGCCCTCTACAGCAGCCCATGTCCTCTGCATAAATAccaggcttcctcctcctccggggACCAGGCAAACCCCTACTCATGCCTTAAGACCAGCTTAATTGCCACCTAGAAGGCTCCTTTCCCAGTACACACCACACACCATGCCAGCTGCCCTCCCACACCCTCTGCTGCATTTGTGACGATCTTGAAGCCAATCACTTGTCCCTCTCAGGCCAGAGTAGAAGCAACTCACCGTTAGGAACATGCGCTGTTCACCCTCCAGGACCAAGGGGCTAAGGGAATGTttgttgaaaaacaatttttttttttttttaaagcaccaggcactgttttaggccAGGAAATCAGCTGCGAAGGGAAGATGTGGCCCCTGCCCTGGTGGAACTCAGGAAACAGACAGACAATAACCAAGTGGACAGGTATATAATTTGATGCCTGGCAGCGGCTAGGGCAGGAGGCTCCAAGGGCAGGGCTGCACGGGGCTAAGGCTAAAAGAGGTGGAGCAGATCTGAACCCCAGGCCTGGGTTCCTGAAGCCTTTAAGCATTCACCCACCCATAGCAACTTTACCACTCGCTCCCTACAGATCTCTGAGCTCAGGGCTGGGGgtcaggagagaggaaaagggtgTGAAGACATAGGAGGGACACCAGGCTGGGGCAGGCTCAGGCATGAAGGCAGCCACGATGAACCCAGCAAACACAGTTAGTGGTGACCATGAGCCCCTTCTCTGCTCCAAGACCGTTCTTGGCTCCCCAGTGCCCAAAGAAAGCCCAAACTGCTTCTCCTGGCCTTCGAGGCCCTCCTTTCCAGGCCCCTTTTCTATCTTCTCACCTTTCCCCAAACATGACCAGGGTGTGTTGTCTATACTGTTCCCTCCCCCTAGTCCATTTCCACCTGACGAAGTCCTACAATCACAGGAGGGCACCTACCTTTGGAAGCCCCCTCCCACCACAGGGATATCCAAGTGCCCCCAAAGGCTGCTGGGCGCAGCCTCACCCTTCTTCACCATGCGCTTCCTCAACAGAGGCAACAGTGTACCTTTCTTACCCAGCCCCAGAGAAAAAACTGGGGCAGATCTAGCTACAAATGCTGGCTCTGCCAGGGTCCAACTATGTCACCTGGGGCATGTTACTTCCCCTCTCTAcacctcagtgttctcatctgttaGATGGAAAGTTATAATCAATCTTAAAGGATCAACTCTGGTAACGTGAAAGCACCTAGTTCAGGATCTGGCAGGCACCCAGTAGGCAATGCAACCACCCTCGCCaagcctgggggcctgggggcctgggggtggATGGCTAGGACACTGACTCAGCTCCTCCCCCTACATCCCTCTCAGCTCACTGACCAAAGGGAGGCTGCTGACGACAGGAAGAGCCAGCAGGGAGGTGGCAGGATGTGCGGAGGCCGAGGAAGTCCAAGCAGCGGCTAGGTCATCATGCTCACGGGGGCAGGGGCCCTTAGGGCCAAGCCCCAGCAGCCCAGCCCACTTCTTGTCAGGGTCTCCACTAGCTGGGGAAAGGGGACGTGCGCATGCGCAAACACACCCTGCTCAACTCCATCACCCCACCCCCCCTAGGCTGTCAGAGCCTCCCTAAGGCGCTAGCCAGAAACCAAAAGCAGCCCCGCCCCTCCCTTCCAGAACATCACGGTCAAGGGGCCAGACCGACCTGGAAAGAGGTTACTCCTTCCTTTACGCTCAGGGTAACCTAGGGCAACTCACCACAACCCCCTCCCCATGCCACAGTTTATCcaactgtgaaatgggaataatggtgAACTCAGCTGTGGGGCCCAATATGATCATTAAGGCACAGGTATCGATGTGACTTGGGTAGTGTTCATCCCCATGAGAAAGACCAATCTCTGCCATCGTGTCCCCCACCTCACTTGTAGGCTGGCCCCACCCAAGGCCCCACGCCACTGTGAGGCTGCAAGCCGGGCAGAATACGGCATCGCGCCGCTTCAAAAATCCCAGGACGGGCTCCGGGAAAGGGTGAGACGGGGCGGCCCCTTCTCACCCACCCAACCTCGGGCCCGCGCCCACGCGGGTAGGCAGTCCTCCCAGGACTGGGTCTGCGCGACCCATTCGAGCCGGGGAGCGCCTCTCTCCAGACCTGGGCGAGACCCCAGACCCAGACCAGGCCCATCTTCGTTCCTCCCACTGCCCGGGGCCCCGGAGTCCCTACAGGTCTGGCAGTTTGGGAGAATTATcaggggggctggaggggaggtgggaaagggCCATCCGAAATTGTCCGTGACTAGTCCCGCAAAAGTTGcgggtggtggggggaaggggctgcCCAGGACAGGGAGTTCCCATTTTCTCGGGGTCGCCCCGGCTCCTGGCCCCGGGAAGGTGAGGGGGCTGGGGTAAGCTGAGGCCTTCTGGCCGGCCTGTGCCGCCGGGGTCGCCCTGTCTTCCGGCCGAGACCTCCTCTCGCCTCCGGGAAGTGAAGGGGGTGTCCAGGAGGGGAGCGGCTCGGCTCTGGCTCGGGCCGTCGCTCTCCTCCCGGCCTGGGGCGCAGAAGGGCTGCCCCGGGGAGGCACTCACCGTCATGGCGGCGCCCCGGGGCGgcgggagcaggaggcaggaaggtggAAAGGGCTCTCGGGCCGGGCCCAGCAGCGCGGGaatcccgccgccgccgccgccgccgcccctctCGGCCGCCCGCCGCCGCTCCTCCGGCCCTTCCCTTCCCCGGCGCTGCCCCGGCCCCTTCCATCCGcccataaaactttttttttttttttttcaaacttcctGGGAGGACCCGGGAGGGCCAATGGGCGGCGGGGAAGCCGGGACAAACAGCGGCGGGGGCCGCGGACGGACCAATGGGAgcgcgggccgggccgggggcggggcctgccgcGACGGGACGGGCGCGCGAGGGCGGTCGGGGCCGGCGGATGGGGGCGGAGGGAGCCGAGGGCCGGGCTCCGGCCGCCGGCgcttggaggaaggaaggaccCAGCGTGCAGGTGACTCGCTCCGGCCCCGGCGCGGGagtgcagggcaggggcagcCG
This Ursus arctos isolate Adak ecotype North America unplaced genomic scaffold, UrsArc2.0 scaffold_21, whole genome shotgun sequence DNA region includes the following protein-coding sequences:
- the TRIOBP gene encoding TRIO and F-actin-binding protein isoform X1, with the translated sequence MGGWKGPGQRRGREGPEERRRAAERGGGGGGGGIPALLGPAREPFPPSCLLLPPPRGAAMTPDLLNFKKGWMSILDEPGEWKKHWFVLTDSSLKYYRDSTAEEADELDGEIDLRSCTDVTEYAVQRNYGFQIHTKDAVYTLSAMTSGIRRNWIEALRKTVRPTSAPDVTKLSDCNKENTLHGYSTQKGSLKAGEQRGGSEVIGRGSLRKADGQRQSLDYVELSPLTQGPPQRARTPARTLDRPAKQEELERDLAQRSEERRKWFEATDSRPPETAGGEGPRRGLGAPLTEDQQSRLSEEIEKKWQELEKLPLRENRRVPLTALLNQSRGERRGPPGDSHEALEKEVQSLRAQLEAWRLQGEVPQGAPRSQEDSHIPPGYISQEACERSLAAMESSHQQVMEELQRHHERELQRLQQEKEWLLAEETAATASAIEAMKKAYQEELSRELSKTRSLQQGPDGLRKQHQSDVAALKRELQVLSEQYSQKCLEIGALTRQAEEREHTLRRCQQEGQELLRHNQELHARLSEEIDRLRGFIASQGTGDGCGRGSERSSCELEVLLRVKENELQYLKKEVQCLRDELQMLQKDKRFTSGKYQDVYVELNHIKTRSEREIEQLKEHLRLAMAALQEKESLRNSLAE